The Opitutus sp. DNA window AGCCCGGCGGCACCCGCCTACCAACGGGGGCTGGAGGAGCGCCGGCTCAACGCGGGACACCACCTGGCGACTATCGTGGGTTTGGTGGCCCTGTATGGAACGGATGCAGTCGGCCGGGCGATCGAAAGCGCCCATGAACTCGGCGCCTACTCCAGCGATTACATCCTCAACTTGCTCGAACAACGCGCGCGGGCCTTGCCGCAAGCCGGGCCGATCCACCTCACCCGCGCCGACGCGTTGGCCGCACTGGAACTCGAACTACGGCCCCCGGATTTAAGCCCCTATACCCAATGAAAACAGAACCCGAAAAACCCGATTTATTAAAAGACCAGCTCAAGTATCTGAAACTCGGTTACCTGTTGCGTCACCACGGCGAACTGACCGCCGAGGCGGCCAAGGCGCGCTGTTCGCACGCCGAATTTTTACGCCGACTGGTGCAGGCCGAGACCCAGGATCGCCAGATCCGGGCGCTGGAGCGGCGCATCCAGGCAGCGCGCTTCCCGGTCAAGAAAACCGTCGACCAGTTCCAGTGGGACTGGCCCAAGGAGTTGAACGAAGCGCAGGTACGCCACCTCTTCGAACTGGGCTTTGTGAAGGAGCGCACCAACGTGGTGTTTTGCGGTGGTGTGGGGCTCGGTAAAACACACCTCGCGAGCGCGTTGGGCTACGCGGCCTGCCAGGCGGGTTACACGGTGCTGTTTACGACGGCGGTGGACGCGATCAACGCCCTGGTCACCGCCCAGTCCCTGCACCGGTTGCAAGCCGAGTTGAAGCGTTACATGACCCCTGCGGTGCTCGTGCTCGATGAGGTCGGCTACCTGCCGCTCGACAAGTCGGGGGCCGACCTGCTCTTCCAGATCGTCAGCCAACGCTACGAACGCGGCTCGCTGATCGTCACCACCAACAAGGCCTACAAACACTGGGCAGGGATCTTTAACAACGACGCTGGCATCACCGCGGCGATCCTGGACCGCCTGCTGCACCGGGCCCAGACCGTCGTCATCGAGGGCAAATCCTACCGCATGAAAGACCGCCTGGCCGACGAACCTGCAAGCTGACCGGGCCTGATGATCGGCCCCTGGCGGGGCCGGTCATCGGCTTTTACGACAGGTGATTTTGTAACCGCCAGAAATAGACGGTGTTCGCGCCGCCGCTCACATGCAGGCCGCATCAGTTGAGCCCCTGACGACGGGGTCCAGCATTTTATAACCACAAAAATCGGGTTCTGACCCGAACGCCGTACCGAGATAAATTTACCGGCACGTTCTCTCTCCACCTAGCGCCGGAATCGTCACCGTGCCCGTTTTGTCCCGTGGGTTAGCGCGTTAAAACCTGTTACTAGCTGCTGGATCGACTGACTCTGATTCGCCATCTCCTGCCCCACCTTGCTGGTTTCATCGGCAAGGGATGCATGCGACTGGGTGGACTGGTCCATCTGGTGGACCACGGTATTGAGCTGTTCGATTCCCTTGGCCATTTCGTCCGTGGCCGAGCTGATTTCGGTCACTAGGTCATGGATTTTACGACTGGAGAGTTTGTTGTGATTGACGATCGTGGCGACGCTTCCGACCTGATTCACCACCACGTTAATGGAAGACACGGAGGTCTCGATCAGTCCTGCGGTTGCGCGCGCCGCTTCCCCGGC harbors:
- a CDS encoding ATP-binding protein; this encodes MKTEPEKPDLLKDQLKYLKLGYLLRHHGELTAEAAKARCSHAEFLRRLVQAETQDRQIRALERRIQAARFPVKKTVDQFQWDWPKELNEAQVRHLFELGFVKERTNVVFCGGVGLGKTHLASALGYAACQAGYTVLFTTAVDAINALVTAQSLHRLQAELKRYMTPAVLVLDEVGYLPLDKSGADLLFQIVSQRYERGSLIVTTNKAYKHWAGIFNNDAGITAAILDRLLHRAQTVVIEGKSYRMKDRLADEPAS